From the genome of Streptacidiphilus rugosus AM-16, one region includes:
- the ahcY gene encoding adenosylhomocysteinase has protein sequence METSVTSLNAGDFKVADLSLAAFGRKEITLAEHEMPGLMAIRNEYAAAQPLAGARITGSLHMTVQTAVLIETLAALGADVRWCSCNIFSTQDHAAAAIAVGPNGTVEDPQGIPVFAWKGETLEEYWWCTEQALTWEGHSGPNMILDDGGDATLLVHKGVEFEKAGAAPDPSTADSDEFRIILELLNRTLRESPKKWTEVASEIKGVTEETTTGVHRLYEMHRDGTLLFPAINVNDAVTKSKFDNKYGCRHSLVDGINRATDVLIGGKVAVVFGYGDVGKGCAESLRGQGARVVVTEIDPICALQAAMDGYQVTTLEEVVGLADIFITTTGNKDIIMAADMAKMKHQAIVGNIGHFDNEIDMAGLAKIEGIVKDEVKPQVHTWTFPDGKKIIVLSEGRLLNLGNATGHPSFVMSNSFADQTLAQIELFTKPEQYPVGVYTLPKELDEKVARLHLDALGVKLTTLTQSQADYIGVKVEGPYKPEQYRY, from the coding sequence ATGGAGACAAGCGTGACGTCCCTCAACGCCGGCGACTTCAAGGTCGCCGATCTTTCCCTGGCCGCGTTCGGCCGCAAGGAGATCACTCTCGCCGAGCACGAGATGCCCGGCCTGATGGCGATCCGCAACGAGTACGCCGCCGCCCAGCCGCTGGCCGGCGCCCGGATCACCGGTTCGCTGCACATGACCGTGCAGACCGCGGTGCTCATCGAGACCCTCGCCGCGCTCGGCGCGGACGTGCGCTGGTGCTCCTGCAACATCTTCTCCACGCAGGACCACGCGGCGGCCGCGATCGCGGTGGGCCCGAACGGCACGGTGGAGGACCCGCAGGGCATTCCCGTCTTCGCCTGGAAGGGCGAGACGCTGGAGGAGTACTGGTGGTGCACCGAGCAGGCGCTCACCTGGGAGGGCCACTCCGGCCCGAACATGATCCTGGACGACGGCGGCGACGCCACGCTGCTGGTCCACAAGGGTGTCGAGTTCGAGAAGGCAGGTGCCGCTCCGGACCCGTCCACCGCGGACAGCGACGAGTTCCGGATCATCCTGGAGCTGCTCAACCGCACCCTGCGTGAGTCGCCGAAGAAGTGGACGGAGGTCGCGTCCGAGATCAAGGGTGTGACCGAGGAGACCACGACCGGTGTCCACCGTCTGTACGAGATGCACCGTGACGGCACGCTGCTGTTCCCGGCGATCAACGTGAACGACGCGGTGACCAAGTCGAAGTTCGACAACAAGTACGGCTGCCGGCACTCGCTGGTCGACGGCATCAACCGGGCCACCGACGTGCTGATCGGCGGCAAGGTCGCGGTCGTGTTCGGCTACGGCGACGTGGGCAAGGGCTGCGCCGAGTCGCTGCGCGGCCAGGGTGCCCGCGTGGTGGTCACCGAGATCGACCCGATCTGCGCGCTGCAGGCGGCGATGGACGGCTACCAGGTCACCACCCTGGAGGAGGTCGTCGGCCTCGCGGACATCTTCATCACCACGACCGGCAACAAGGACATCATCATGGCCGCCGACATGGCCAAGATGAAGCACCAGGCCATCGTGGGCAACATCGGCCACTTCGACAACGAGATCGACATGGCCGGCCTGGCGAAGATCGAGGGCATCGTCAAGGACGAGGTCAAGCCGCAGGTCCACACCTGGACCTTCCCGGACGGCAAGAAGATCATCGTGCTGTCCGAGGGCCGCCTGCTGAACCTGGGCAACGCGACGGGCCACCCGTCCTTCGTGATGTCGAACTCCTTCGCGGACCAGACCCTGGCCCAGATCGAGCTGTTCACCAAGCCCGAGCAGTACCCCGTCGGCGTCTACACGCTGCCCAAGGAGCTGGACGAGAAGGTCGCCCGCCTCCACCTGGACGCCCTCGGCGTCAAGCTCACCACGCTGACCCAGTCCCAGGCCGACTACATCGGCGTCAAGGTCGAGGGCCCCTACAAGCCCGAGCAGTACCGCTACTGA
- a CDS encoding heavy metal-binding domain-containing protein: protein MTVPWGGGGLPPAAAERMAEVSRSGTWTSALSTGEFASVKAVGFEPVGQVMGSAVFQVARSGRYWGYHDCLYTGAGYGFSYGNRGDAPVALSGQGAPSRQLVGVFDQARRTALGRMRAECSALGGDGVVAAQLTMQPFPSAPTCLEFKVIGTAVRAQGPVRPKHPFTCHLDGQGFAKLISAGWVPSELLVGMSIGVRHDDYRTRSQQYSWQNTEMTGWSRLIHDIRADAREQLRRQAGQRGGDGVVLASGDLRVWEESCIRAANTNNSEQRDHVAEATMVGTSIARFRTREQPPRTLSVMPLGNRGDRLRKRLEAVASSPYGDPNEYRRLATELRDLGDQG from the coding sequence ATGACGGTTCCATGGGGCGGAGGTGGGCTGCCGCCCGCCGCCGCCGAGCGCATGGCGGAGGTCAGCCGGAGCGGAACGTGGACATCCGCGCTGTCGACCGGCGAGTTCGCCTCCGTGAAGGCGGTCGGCTTCGAGCCGGTCGGCCAGGTGATGGGCTCGGCGGTGTTCCAGGTCGCCCGGAGCGGCCGGTACTGGGGCTACCACGACTGCCTCTACACCGGCGCCGGCTACGGCTTCAGCTACGGCAACCGGGGGGACGCGCCGGTCGCCCTCTCCGGCCAGGGCGCCCCTTCGCGCCAGTTGGTCGGCGTCTTCGACCAGGCGCGGCGGACGGCGCTGGGCCGGATGAGGGCGGAGTGCTCCGCGCTCGGCGGCGACGGGGTGGTGGCCGCGCAGCTCACCATGCAGCCCTTCCCCAGCGCGCCCACCTGCCTGGAGTTCAAGGTGATCGGCACCGCGGTCCGGGCGCAGGGGCCGGTGCGTCCCAAGCATCCCTTCACCTGTCACCTGGACGGGCAGGGCTTCGCCAAGCTGATAAGCGCGGGTTGGGTGCCGTCGGAACTGCTGGTCGGCATGTCGATCGGGGTCCGCCACGACGACTACCGCACCCGGTCGCAGCAGTACTCCTGGCAGAACACGGAGATGACCGGCTGGAGCCGGCTGATCCACGACATCCGCGCCGACGCCAGGGAGCAGCTGCGGCGGCAGGCCGGGCAGCGCGGCGGCGACGGCGTGGTGCTGGCCAGCGGGGACCTCCGGGTCTGGGAGGAGTCCTGCATCCGCGCCGCGAACACGAACAACTCGGAGCAGCGTGACCACGTGGCCGAGGCCACCATGGTCGGCACGAGCATCGCCCGCTTCCGCACCCGGGAGCAGCCGCCGCGCACGCTCTCCGTGATGCCGCTCGGCAATCGCGGCGACCGGCTGCGCAAGCGGCTGGAGGCCGTCGCGTCCAGCCCCTACGGCGACCCGAACGAGTACCGCAGGCTGGCCACCGAACTCCGCGACCTCGGAGACCAGGGATGA